A stretch of the Aphis gossypii isolate Hap1 chromosome 2, ASM2018417v2, whole genome shotgun sequence genome encodes the following:
- the LOC126549795 gene encoding uncharacterized protein LOC126549795, producing MLGTALVHIRDHSGTYQVARALIDSASHINAISLPCAKRLGFRWSNWTAPISGLAGVPVPTVQGRVQCHVVPRFASDPALSFESWVLPSITSDLPRRSLEPSIRDKFSHLALADPDFNIAAPVDILLGADLFSSIMDGRQVMVDKSLPAAFSSCFGWILIGSVSSSNVPEIQEAAVSLLTSVEQLIERFWHIEEPDVAPLTFTDAGKCESIFRENLVRDESGRFAVPLPFRVPLHDKLFPGSRAVAAKRFERLERKLGSDVRMRAKYNEFMSEYASLGHMSVASSPGQYFIPHHAVCGADEKFRVVFDASAAAADGTSLNMSLFAGPKLQQDIVDVLTRFRLFRHAFTTDICKMYRQITVLPQYRTYQHIFWRSSPHQELVEYELNTVTYGVNCAPFLALRVLQEVADVDCHSFAHACDALRHQTYVDDICYGADTVNDVLSIQAELTSVLAGAGFELRKWASNTAPVLQAVPDEFRVIKSTSFAGDEGGETKVLGLSWHTGGDYFGCEAHFDSAPVFTKRGMLSLTARFFDPLGLFAPSTFLAKHIMQRTWQSTCSWDQRLPIDIHQDWAQFVAELPVLASVHVPRYFNTKIGARCSLYGFCDASQRGYAAVVFLRVHDAPRESSIILVGSKTKLAPLKPISVPRLELNAAVLLSRWMSRVLSLLNTHLNIVDMWAWTDSSIVLSWLTVPHDTFKQYVSNRVHSVQTLLPNCQWRHVTSEMNPADCASRGLMPSELPHHQLYWSGPPFLRDPSHEWGSDIPRLPVAELPEVKSVSLTVCLTATTVEWFTRFSSYDELIRVVARVRRFINICRRRPVESSTALTKAELDGATRAVIAASQHTTFPSLFIDLEKLRHIKHRPLARLCPFVDSEGIIRVGGRLRHSELPYDHRHPVLLAKESHLAVLVCRHWHKVTGHSGPRIMTALIHRKYWIVSLRSVIHSVISQCTRCVRLRATVPVPIMADLPESRVLQCRPFSRVGVDYAGPIPMRENRLRKSRTYKAYIAVFVCLGVKAVHLELVSDLSTSAFLAAFDRFVARRGLPTTVYSDCGTNFVGADRQLRQLVNSATAQATITSAKSYCEWKFNPPSAPHFGGLWEAAVRSAKRLLSRIMGAHSFTYEEFTTVLCRVEAVLNSRPLTPASTDPHDLESLSPGHFLICQPLLALPPRTSEFPERSLTDRWKLLDHCHQAFWRRWSTEYLQTLQERNKWTHGQSNIEIGQMVTIRDNLAPPLEWRLGRVLEVLPGKDGVVRVARVLTSRGVVTRPVVKLVLLPGNCTGSLV from the coding sequence ATGCTCGGCACAGCGTTAGTCCACATACGTGATCATTCCGGGACTTACCAGGTGGCGCGCGCTCTAATCGACTCCGCATCTCATATTAACGCAATTTCACTTCCGTGTGCGAAGCGTTTAGGCTTCCGTTGGTCAAATTGGACTGCTCCTATTTCCGGTTTGGCTGGAGTGCCCGTACCTACCGTGCAAGGACGAGTTCAATGTCACGTCGTTCCGCGCTTCGCTTCTGACCCAGCATTATCGTTCGAGTCATGGGTTTTGCCGTCTATAACCAGTGACCTCCCTCGACGTTCGTTGGAACCATCTATACGAGACAAGTTTTCACACTTGGCGTTAGCTGACCCAGACTTTAATATCGCGGCGCCGGTGGATATATTATTGGGCGCAGACCTGTTCTCGTCGATCATGGATGGGCGTCAAGTTATGGTTGACAAGTCATTGCCAGCTGCGTTCAGTTCTTGCTTTGGTTGGATCTTGATCGGTTCCGTGTCGTCATCTAACGTACCGGAAATTCAAGAAGCTGCCGTGTCTTTACTAACATCCGTAGAACAATTGATCGAACGTTTTTGGCACATAGAAGAACCTGATGTTGCCCCATTGACGTTTACCGATGCCGGGAAATGCGAAAGTATCTTCCGTGAGAATCTTGTCCGTGACGAGTCGGGTCGTTTCGCAGTCCCACTGCCGTTCCGGGTGCCGTTGCACGACAAGTTATTTCCAGGTTCCCGGGCGGTTGCTGCAAAACGGTTTGAGCGCCTCGAGCGGAAGCTGGGCTCCGACGTCCGAATGCGAGCTAAATACAACGAGTTTATGTCCGAATACGCATCACTCGGACATATGTCGGTGGCGTCCTCTCCCGGCCAATATTTCATTCCACATCATGCCGTGTGCGGTGCCGATGAAAAATTCCGGGTAGTTTTCGACGCGTCCGCTGCGGCTGCCGATGGCACATCTTTAAATATGTCATTATTCGCGGGGCCCAAGTTACAACAAGACATTGTGGATGTGCTCACGCGTTTTCGTTTGTTCCGACACGCGTTCACCACTGACATCTGTAAAATGTACCGGCAGATTACTGTGCTCCCGCAATACCGTACGTACCAGCACATTTTTTGGCGCTCATCTCCACACCAGGAACTTGTCGAGTACGAGCTGAATACGGTAACTTATGGCGTGAACTGCGCTCCTTTTCTCGCGCTACGTGTCCTGCAAGAGGTCGCCGATGTCGATTGCCATAGTTTCGCGCACGCATGTGATGCATTGCGCCACCAGACATACGTGGACGATATTTGTTACGGCGCCGACACTGTGAATGACGTGCTCAGTATCCAGGCAGAATTAACGTCTGTCCTCGCCGGCGCGGGTTTTGAGTTGCGAAAGTGGGCGAGCAACACTGCACCCGTGTTGCAGGCTGTTCCGGACGAATTCCGGGTGATCAAATCTACGTCGTTCGCCGGTGATGAAGGTGGTGAGACGAAAGTCCTCGGATTGTCATGGCACACCGGCGGCGACTATTTTGGCTGCGAAGCTCACTTCGACTCGGCTCCAGTATTTACCAAGCGCGGTATGTTGTCTCTGACGGCACGATTTTTCGACCCATTAGGTTTATTCGCGCCGTCAACCTTCCTTGCTAAGCACATTATGCAGCGCACTTGGCAGTCCACTTGTTCGTGGGATCAACGTTTGCCTATCGACATTCACCAAGATTGGGCACAATTCGTTGCGGAACTGCCCGTCTTAGCATCAGTGCACGTACCACGTTACTTCAATACCAAAATCGGAGCTCGGTGCTCGCTATATGGGTTTTGCGATGCGTCGCAACGTGGGTACGCCGCGGTAGTATTTTTGCGTGTGCATGACGCCCCCCGCGAATCGTCAATCATATTGGTCGGTTCCAAGACAAAGTTAGCCCCGCTTAAACCGATATCCGTTCCGAGGCTCGAATTAAATGCAGCCGTGTTATTATCACGTTGGATGAGTCGGGTACTATCATTACTAAATACGCACCTCAATATCGTTGACATGTGGGCTTGGACGGATTCGTCAATTGTATTATCATGGCTAACCGTGCCCCATGATACGTTTAAACAATATGTGTCAAACCGCGTTCATAGTGTGCAAACGTTGTTACCGAATTGTCAATGGCGACATGTCACTTCGGAGATGAACCCGGCGGATTGTGCTTCTCGTGGGTTGATGCCGTCCGAGTTGCCGCATCATCAGTTGTATTGGTCAGGTCCTCCGTTCCTCCGTGACCCTTCACACGAATGGGGGAGTGACATACCACGTTTACCTGTCGCAGAGTTGCCCGAAGTGAAATCTGTCTCACTGACAGTTTGTTTAACCGCCACCACAGTCGAATGGTTCACGCGTTTTTCGTCATATGACGAACTTATACGTGTTGTCGCGCGTGTTCGTcggtttattaatatttgtcgaCGACGTCCCGTCGAAAGCTCGACTGCGCTCACTAAAGCGGAGTTAGATGGAGCGACTCGTGCAGTAATCGCCGCGTCTCAACACACCACATTTCCGTCATTATTCATCGACTTGGAAAAACTACGTCATATAAAACATCGGCCGTTAGCCCGCTTGTGCCCTTTCGTGGACTCTGAAGGTATTATTCGCGTTGGCGGCCGCTTACGTCACTCGGAGCTGCCATATGACCATCGACATCCAGTTTTATTAGCCAAAGAATCGCATCTGGCCGTATTGGTATGTCGTCATTGGCACAAGGTTACTGGCCATTCTGGACCACGTATAATGACCGCTCTAATACATCGTAAATATTGGATTGTGTCGTTACGGTCCGTGATCCATTCGGTTATCAGCCAGTGCACGCGTTGTGTTCGTCTCCGCGCGACCGTACCTGTTCCTATCATGGCTGACTTACCCGAATCGCGAGTGCTACAATGTCGCCCGTTTTCACGCGTTGGCGTAGATTACGCCGGCCCAATACCTATGCGGGAAAATCGGTTACGGAAATCACGAACGTACAAGGCGTACATAGCTGTTTTTGTATGTCTCGGTGTCAAAGCAGTCCACTTGGAACTCGTGTCAGACTTGTCGACCTCAGCCTTCCTCGCAGCTTTCGATAGGTTCGTCGCTCGACGCGGTCTACCTACCACGGTCTATTCCGATTGCGGAACAAATTTCGTCGGCGCTGACCGACAGTTGCGACAGTTAGTTAACAGCGCGACCGCTCAAGCGACCATCACCTCTGCGAAGTCCTACTGCGAATGGAAATTTAACCCCCCGAGCGCGCCGCATTTTGGTGGGTTGTGGGAGGCCGCAGTGCGATCCGCGAAACGATTATTATCCAGGATTATGGGCGCCCACAGCTTCACATACGAAGAGTTCACAACCGTGTTATGTCGGGTTGAGGCTGTGTTAAACTCTCGCCCACTCACTCCGGCGTCGACCGACCCTCATGACCTCGAGAGTTTATCGCCGggccattttttaatatgtcaaCCGTTGTTAGCTCTACCACCGCGCACCTCCGAATTTCCGGAACGCTCGCTGACCGACCGTTGGAAACTTTTAGATCATTGCCACCAAGCGTTCTGGCGCCGTTGGTCGACGGAGTATTTACAAACGTTACAGGAACGTAACAAATGGACTCACGGGCAATCCAACATCGAAATAGGACAGATGGTCACCATAAGAGACAATTTAGCTCCTCCACTCGAGTGGCGACTTGGACGGGTACTCGAAGTGCTACCCGGTAAGGATGGTGTCGTAAGAGTCGCGCGCGTATTAACCTCGCGCGGTGTGGTCACTCGTCCCGTCGTTAAGCTAGTCCTATTGCCTGGTAACTGTACAGGTTCCcttgtttaa